The following is a genomic window from Falco naumanni isolate bFalNau1 chromosome 10, bFalNau1.pat, whole genome shotgun sequence.
CTGAGAGCTCTGAATGAAACTCCTAGCTGGTGGCTGAGCCAAAATCTTTTGGGAAGGGTGGATGTAATTTATGGGATGTGCAAACGAGACAAGGCCAAGCTGGGTTTCAGGACTGAAGCAGTGTTTAATGGAGAACAGGGTGGCTTAAGGCAGAAGGCAGGTCTGTTTGCACCCAGCTCCTCCATGTCTTCTGGCATCGTGCAAAGAGCTGGGTGCCAGCCCAGTTCTTCCTCCAGTCACCCACACTCATCCTCATACATCCTCTCTCCAGCCTCTTTGCAAAGGAGAACCTGAACCGCATGAGCGAGCAGCAGCTGAACCTCTACGACCGGCTCATTAATGAGCCCAGCAACGACTGGGACATTTACTACTGGGCCACAGGTACGGTGCCAATGCCTGttgccctgcctgctctggcaCTGGGACATCGGCCGAGGCAGTGCCATTGCCCCAAGCCATGGGAGCTGGGATTGGTGTGCGGGTGGTACTGGGTGCTTTGGGACTGGATGGAGCAGTTCTTTAGCtgcccttttctgtttttaccGCAGAAGCAAAGCCCACGCCGGCTGAGTTTGAGAATGACGTGATGGCTATGCTGAGGGAGTTTACCAAGAACAAGAAGAAGGAGCAGAGGCTGCGGCAGCCAGACCTGGAGTACCTCTTTGAGCCGCCCCACTGACAGGGGGGCCatcttctccctccccatcccctggagaagaggagggacACCAGGCCCTATGGAAATGCTactgctgccctccctgtggccttcctcttcctctggcAGCGGCTCCCTTGGACTCTCAGGGCATGATGAATAAAGCTGTGGCTGCtagccctgctgctcctgctgtgtCGTGAGCTCAGGCCTCTGCTCTTCAATGGCATTGGGAGTGGGTGCtcaggggaggcagcagcaatCTGAGCTTGTTCCGGCACGTGCCAGCTCACTGCTATACCCAGCTCTTACCTGTCTCTTTGAAACCCTTTTTCTGGGGGTCCGGGAGACTATGGCCCCCTCTGCAGAAGGTTGAACTGGGGCACCCTGCTCCCCTGGTGGCCTCCGCAGGGTATCCCCACCGGGCCAGCAGTCTCCGGGCAGCAGTGACAGTCTCTCTGTGGCCGAGGTCCCCATTTGTCACTGTGCCAGTTGCTAGGAGACAGTTCCCATCCAAGCATTCACTTCTGCTGGGACATTCCACAGCCAACCGTGGCGCCTGCCTGTCCGTGTCTCTGCCCGGGTGCTAGGCTGCAGTCCCTGTCACAGGACTCGTGTGCCATGGGCCTGGGCACAGTCTCCTCAGCGAAGGCACACACCAGGGGAAGCACCAACCTCATTAACTTCAACGCCACGAGCCATGCGTTGGCCCATGGTAGGGTGTCCCAAAGGCCTTCCCAGAGGTGGGGGGTGCTTGTTCCCAGGGCTGGGCCCCATCTCCCTGCTGTCACCCAGGCCAGCTCCGTATTCCTCCCTGCCTCAGCCACCACATCGTCACCGGCTACGTGTCCAACAACCGCTCAGCCATCTCTTGCCTGATCTCCCCGCACAGCACAGCGGAGGGGTAGGTACCCCAGCTatgggagggtggggggcaAGTCTTGGGTCCACTCCATCACAGCCACACTGGCCTCCCACTGCAGCCACTGCCAGGACACCACCACATCCACCACTGCTGAGCACTTCAAGCCCTTCTGGTTCCCTGATGGCCGgagcctgctgccctggcatgTCCACCAGTCGGTGAGCAAGTACCTCCAAGAATTCCCCCCTTTCCTGCCTCCGCACCGGGGCGCTGAGTCCCCAGCACACGCAGCTGCTCCAGGTGCCCCCCCAAACATTCAGGGAGCATGGCAATGGGAGCTACTGCACTGGTCCTGCCCAACCAGGTATGTTTTTGGGGATGCCCATGGTCTCAAGGCCAGCTCCATCTGCAGAAGGTattggggtgctggtggatgtgGGGACAGCTCCATCCTCAGGAGGGTTTGGGGGTTCACTTGTCCCTGGGCCAGCTCAATCCCCAGGAGGGTTTGGGGTGCTGGTGGTCCTGGGGCCAGGTCCAACTCCAGGGGTTCCAGGTCATTGGTGGTCCTGGTGCCAACTCTGACCCCAGGAGGTTTTGGGGGTGTCTGAGGCCCCCTGCCCTGTGTCACCTATGCCTGCCCACCCCCTAAAggcaggggcacaggcagggcccACAGGCTGCATCCAGCACTGTGACACTAGGTAACACCACAGCTGGCTGCGGGGCTGAGTGCAGACAGGtctggggacagggctggggacagggcggctccttccctgccccgTCTACTCCCTGCAGATGTGCAGAAGGCACAAAGGAGCAGTCTGGCTTCACCAGGGCCACCCTGAAGAGTGACAGtgtcctgccagctctgcctgcccagcccgtgagcccccaccccaccaggtcccctgtcccccaccagcccccctgACCTTCTGTACCCCATGggacactttttttccctcccgCAGCTCGGCATTAAAGTCACCACGACGGATTACCTGCCCTCCATGTGCAGCCACGTAAGCAGGGCGAGGCGAGGGGGGGTCTGTAAGGTGAGAcccccagcaggcagagctgagggGCAGGTGGGGGACGTGGTGTCCCAGCTGCCCTATCTCCATCCTCCAGCAGGGCGAAAAGATGCTCccggtgctgccagcaggctcCGAGAGAGGCAGCAGGTTCAGGCAGGAGGTGCCAGGCTCCCTGGACAGGATGGTGAGCAGgaccccatcccaccccccaccccctgtgcCCTCTCTGTCCTCACCTGCTGTTCCCACGCAGGGCTTGCCCGTGGTGGACCACCCTGTCCCACGCATCTCCCGAGGGCTGCAGGCACCCCGAGTGACCCAGGTTGcccagctgggacagcagggtgctggcaggaaGGTGGGTGCAAGCATaaccccctccccatccccatccttaTGGGACCATGTACCCAACCCGCCTCCATCCCCCAGGAATTGTTGGGGTTCACCATTAACTATGGCCAGGACGTGACCCCCCACCCGACCCGGTTCACCACGGCACCAGGTAAATTGGGAGTGACTGTGGGAGTGGGGCTTGCAGCCCCCGGGGGGGCTCCAGCCTCACCACTCTATTTCTCCTGGATTTTCCAGCCTGGTGTTGGCGAGGTCCGACCTGGATGCCAGGATGTGTGGGGGGCATCCAGCCCCAGCGCCCCAGCGGCTTCAGCACCAACAACCACCCCACCAGGCTGGAGGACATCGGTGGCCACCTCGTGGCGTGACCCCCCCGGGGTGACCACCGATGCAGCAGCACCCCGGGGGTCTCAGCCCCCGGCTTCTTTGGGGGACACCCAGTCCCTGACAGAGAAATGAAGAGTGAAACCCAGATATCCTGTGCACGATGTCATTGTCACCCCCGGCCCCCCGAGACCCCATGGAGGGGCTGTGCCTGCCGCAGCTGTCATGCGCCCCAAAGGCTGGCAGGAGGATTTGGGGGGCCAGGGGTGCCGCCTGGCCAGTAGCCACTGGAGGGCTGTACAAGCCCGGCTTTCCGCTGGCTTTGGGATGACACAGCTGATTTGCGGCAGGGAAAAtccaggcagggctggctggggtgggcagcgggaggaggaggaggaaggagacccccagcctgcctggcaggacccagcagggtgggcagccaTGGCATGGGGTTCGCTTGGGGGTCTTGGTCCCTACCCTCCCTAGCCACGGGGAGTGCAGCCAGGCTTGGTGGGGTGAGAAATGGagggaggggctgcagcagctccctgggggtcccagggagGTGGGTGATCAGAGAGGggcccagcaccctgggagATGCTGACCCCCGGCTGGCAGGGGTccggctgggcaggggaggggctgggaggtggcgctgcctggggcagggcagggaggaatgGGGCAGGGCAAGAAAGGTGTAAGGGCAGGGAGGGGCAATagtggggggcaggcagggcagcacagtgGTGGGGCACGGGTggagtgcaggcagggcacaggcagagcaaTGGTggagtgcaggcagggcacaggcaggggagGGCACAAACAGGGGAGGGCAGGGTAGAGgcggggtgcaggcagggcagggcacagatggggtgcaggcagggcagggcgtGGCCATGTGGGCGTGGCTCCCCGCTGGGCGTGCCCACCGCCCAGGTGCCCCGCGGGGCGcggcgccccgccccgccgccaggccccgcccccgcgctgCCACTGGCCGCGGCCGTTACCGGGGCGACGGCGGCGGCGTGCGCCCCGCGGCGGGATGGGGAGCGGCGgctcggcggggcggggggcgcggctggcggcggccgaggggccggggggcgAGCAGCACCTGCTGGAGGTGCGGGGCCGGCGGGTGCCCGAGGCCCTGTGGGCGCAGCAGGAGCTGCGGAAGCTCTACCTGGGCGACCtggggctgcgggagctgcCGGAGGAGCTGGCGGACCTGCAGCACCTCCGCACCCTGGCCCTGGATGGCAACGAGCTGCTGGAGGTGCCCGAGGCCCTGTGCTACCTGCCCCGCCTGGCCTACCTCTACCTGGGCCGCAAcgggctgcaggagctgccgcCCGCCTTTGCCCAGCTGCGGGGCCTGCGCTGCCTCTGGCTGGAGGGCAACTTCCTGGCGCGCTTCCCCCGCGCCCTGCTGAGCCTGCCCGAGCTGCGCAGCCTCCAGCTGGGCAACAACCGCCTGGCCCGCCTGCCCGCCGGGCTGCCCCGCATGGCCGGCCTGCAGGGGCTCTGGCTCTACGGCAACCGCTTCGAGGAGTTCCCGCCCGTCCTGCTGCGCATGGCCCGCCTGCACCTCCTCGACCTGGACCGCAACCGCATCGCCCGCTTCCCTGACCTGTCCGGCCTCCCCACCCTGCGGCTCCTCTCCTACGACCACAACCCTGTCCGGCAGCCGCCCTGCGTGGGAGACGCCGTGCAGCTGGTGGGCGAGGGTGCGCAGGAGTTCATGGAGGCGCGGCGGGAGCGCCTGCagagcctccagcagcaggaggaagaggaagaggaggaggaaggcgcTGAGGCGCCACCGGCGGCCCCTGAGGATGGCTCCCCGCTGCTGGAGGACCGGGAGGGCAGCTTCACCGCCCCACCGGGCTCCTCAGGGGAAACCTGAGCCACCGCGCTGTAGCCGTACACCCACAGGGATGCACCTTGGAAGGATGGGGACCCTCCGCAGGGCTCCCAAGGactgctgccacctcccagctagggctggggaagaaagaaggtcACAGCCTCCgtgcaaaggaaaacatatgATCTGAGGGACCGGCCTCTCTCAGTCGGGACAGCAGAAAGCTGCCTCCTGGATCTGCAGGGCTTGTGGGTCACCGCTGGGATCCACAAGCCCACCACCTTACAGCATCCCACGTAACCGCAGGGTGCCTTGGATGGGGGAAATGGCCTTGATGGGTGACCCCACAGACCCCACTTGCCTGCCGGGCaggccctggcaggcagcacggTGCTGCTGAAAGCCAGGCATCCCTGCAATGCCTGCCCCGAGCACAGGGGCCTTCCTGCCACatgctgcagccacctccaCATGCATCCTTTGCTCCTGGCTCTGTGGGGCAGGACAGGAAAAAGCAATGCCGTTTGCATCCCTTCCGCATGGACCCTTTCACCCTGAAGAGCAGCAAGGTTTGAGAGCAAAGACGCAGACCCCTTCTCACCCCTAGACCCCTGTCTCACTGCTGGAATTGGTCTGGAGGAAAGAGAGTTTTCCACCAGGCTTCTCCCAGCCGTCAGGGTTGGGAAGGAGCTGATGGAAACTCCACCTGGGCACAAGCACTGCCTGTCTCGAGCCTGGAAAGGTTTTGCCTCTGTACAGGAAGAGGAGTCCCAGCTCCGGCTCTGTCTGCCCCAAAATGGGCACCAAAGCCCAGGCTGCCGCCTtgtccttcctcttcccttccttctgtgCTGTCTGTACCAAACTCAAGCAATAAaaagcacaaacccaaaaaaaacccagtgtgAGAAAAAGGTGGTGGGGTCTCTTCTCTGGGGGCTTGTGACAGGGAAGGGCCTGTTCGGCAGCCCCTTGAAGCGCAGCAACATGTCCTGGTGCAAGACCAGCAGCTCCTATTTTTGCCATTCAAGGGAGCCCTGTTTTCCTCCGCCTGTCTCCATGCCGTGCTCCGGCTCTCTGCTGAGCCATGCTGGTGCGGCAGGGAGCTTGGCCACACCGGCACCAAATGCTCCTTCTGAGGACTGGGGCTTGTTGGAGGTTTCAAACCGCGCATCCGCTTTTAATTGCgaggggtttgggtttggtggctGGGAGGCAGCCAGCGCTCCTGCCACAtcctcttccctgctggcagggcagatGCTGCCcggctttttccccccctcctcacTCTGCAGTGGGAACCGCGGCTATTTTAGACCCAGTGGAGCATCCTCATCTGCGGGATGCTCAGGGCCTGTCAGTGCAGGCCCTCCAGCAGCTCAGGCTGATGAAGCCCCCACCTTTTCAGCGGTAACATGGTCCCAGTCCCATTCCCACTCGCAGATGGTGGAtttggggctgggcaggagctcAGTTTGCTCTTCCCTTGGATCTGGGTCTGCTcatgcagggacagggacaggctgtTGGTCCCTCttgccaccccagcagccttCACCGTTGGAGCTGGTTGTGAACAGGGGGGTCAGAGCATCCTGGCATGGGGCACAGCCAGTCTCACATgtggcaccctggggtgctgaTTGCAGCAAGGGGGGCTTccagcacccaggggtgcaCTGGGGACGTGCCATTGATctgaggtgctgctgctttgcctggcGAAGATGTTGCTGCTAATTAGCAGGTAATTATTCATCGCTTCTCAGGGTGCTGGCCCTGGTGGGGACCCACATGACTCCAAGCCCCAGCTATGAGCGACACGTGCATTTCTGGCACAACTCATCTGTTGCCACTAGCTCCGTGCAGACCCCTCCAGCCAGCCTGTGCTCGGCAGGGAGAGGGGTGCAGGTGGCCCTGGGTGCcaccagcctgtccccacagcagaggctgGATCCAGATGCTCTGACACCTGAGGAGggggctccctgcctgcctgcagcctttTCCCACCACCTCAGCCTTTTGCAGCTCAGGCTTTCATGCTTTGACTGGGAAAGGAGCTGGGTCGTGGTCCAGGCAGTGCGTTGGCAATCGGTGCAGTGACACGAGGGCCGGGAGCTGCTGCAGTCAGTGGAAACCTCACACGTTCCTGCTATGCACAAGTATTTCAGGGATGCTGGCATTGTTGAGCCCCAGCGAGGCGTGCGCACAGTGCATCATCCATACGTCTGTCTCTATATATATCCCTGCCTACTCTCCCATCCCCGCGTACAACGGTTTGTGGCCTCGCCGCAGCTGGGATCACGCTGCTATTTccatctgctcctgctggctgcaaacacaaaggaaaagctcGAGGATTGCTGCGGCTCAGGCTGGCTCCATGCAACAGGAGCACCGGGATCACTGCGCGGGGCcaagtgtgttttctttttgctgtgttcAAAGATATAGCATGATAAAAGCAATCCGGCTCTGGCATAACAGCCCAGACAGTGGCCAGGCTCGGCGGCACCGATGCCGCCAGTAGCTTGTTACTGCCAAAATTTCCAGGTTTGTCTCAGCTGGACACAAACCGGAGCCCAAATGGGTGCAAGCAGCAGCGCCCTACCCTGCACCAGGACGCAGGAGCTGGCCTGGGGACAGCTTTGTCCCCTGCTGTCACCAGCCCCTTCTAACACTGCATCCCCGTACTTGAAAGGTGGATCTGGAGGGATGCTATCCTGGGCACAGAGGACATGGCTCTCCTGCCATCGCCGCGTTTGgagtttcttttatttattcaagACCAGTGTTCAGTGAATTATTTAACACGGCCACTCGAGCCTTTGCTGTTAATGGCAGGCAGCACTTGGGCtaccaggcagctgctgtgtcccctgcctcacacaggcagctgcccaAGATGTGGTCGCCCACCTCTGTCCCCTCTCCCCGAGTCATATCCTAGTCCTCACCCAGCACGTCACTCCTGGGCACCCAGCCCCGACCCACCAGCACAACCCTGCCTGGCTGGGACTGGCCCTCACCCTTCTGGCCCAGTCACTGCCCACGGGGACCCACTGGCTGTGTCACCCAGCTTGGTGCAGGCTGGGGGACCCCAAAGCCCCGCCATGGGGACCCCAAACTAGCCATGCTCCCACACCACTCCTGGGAAACACCTCCCAGCACAACCACTGCTGGCAGCCACCTCACCTTGAGCAAGAGGATGAGCTGGCactgtgcccaggtggccaaggtggccagcagcctcctggcttgtatctgaaacagcgtggccagcaggaccaagGTGGTGAGCATCCCCCTGCGCCGGGCACTGGCGCAGCCACCCCTCAAGCCCTGGGTTCAGCTCTgagcccctcactgccagatggacatggaggggctggagtgtgtccagagctgggcagggggctggggaagggcctggggcaCAAGGCTCTGGGGGtgggcggctgggggagctgggggaagttcagcctggagaggagggggcttgGAGGGGATCTGATCACTCTCTACAGttacctgaaaggagggtgtaggcagggggggttggTCTCAGCCTAAacatttctgtgattctaagagCTTCTTGCTAGGGCTGCAGTTAATGAACCCTCATTAATTGCCCTTGTTAatgtgcccagccctgcagcccttgcAGCTTGGCCAGGTGGTCTGGGCAGCCCCGGGCTTTGCAAGAGGCATCTTGCAAGAGCCCCCCAGGATGCTCCAGGACAGGGGCTGTCCTTGtcccctccctctgcagagaCTCTTTGGAGTGCTTCACCCCCTTCGCCCCCCACATGTGCCCCCTTCACCAGGAGGTTCTCGAGCATGGcctgctccatcctcctccctcccttgcaGAGGGCTGCTTATTGCTTGGGAGGGCGATGCTCAGTGCTGAGGGAGGGATGCTCGGTGCTGAGGAAGGGATGCTCGGTGCTCAAAGAGGGATGTTTAGTGCTTGGGGGGGATGCTCAGTGCTGAGGGAGGAATGCTCAGTGCTCAGAGAAGGAtgcccagtgctggggggggacGCTTAGCCAGGTGCAGGTGACGTTGTGCCCCCTGTCCCCACTCTGACCAGCACTGGCTGTGGGCACAGCTGCCAGGGGACCACAGGAGCTGTCCCCAATGTTCCCCTGAGCCCAGAGACAAGGCACGCTGGCAGTTACTGACTGTCCTTTATTACTGGGAACAGGGGCTGCCTCCAGAAAATGAGGGGCCCCGCTCCCCAAAAATAGGATTCTGCAAAGAAGGCGTCCTGACCCGCGCACCCCGGCCCTCGCCTCCCAGCCTCCCCGCTGTAccagccccggccctgctgccAGGATTAGAAAAGGGGGCAGCTGTCCACGGCCACCCACACAGAGCAAAGCCACTGGCAGCGGGGTGGCATCGCCAACTGGGCATCCCTTAGCTCCAGCCGCTCGTCAGCTGGTCTaggcttttgtctttttttttttttttttgtcccctttttttttgtctcctttttttttgtcttttttttttttttctgtttttctgtattttacacaCCAGTTGGATGTTACCGTCACATGAAGAAGAGAGATACCTGAACAAGATAACGGCTAAGAGCTCTAGAGTTAAAAATGAACACACAAGCCCCAGGGAGCTGACTGCAGACAAGAAATCCTTCCTGGGGGAGCGGGGTGCCCCAGGGGCGATGGGGGGCACCCCGCTTGGCACAGCCTGCCATGGTGCCCTGGCCCTGCCGCCCCTCAGCTccgg
Proteins encoded in this region:
- the SDHAF2 gene encoding succinate dehydrogenase assembly factor 2, mitochondrial isoform X1, producing MAAARLCSLPRWALCRHVLGPVSLRRGYRGDSPTDSGKDVLEIPLPPWQERPDEPLETKRARLLYESRKRGMLENCILLSLFAKENLNRMSEQQLNLYDRLINEPSNDWDIYYWATEAKPTPAEFENDVMAMLREFTKNKKKEQRLRQPDLEYLFEPPH
- the PPP1R32 gene encoding protein phosphatase 1 regulatory subunit 32 — protein: MGLGTVSSAKAHTRGSTNLINFNATSHALAHGQLRIPPCLSHHIVTGYVSNNRSAISCLISPHSTAEGHCQDTTTSTTAEHFKPFWFPDGRSLLPWHVHQSLGIKVTTTDYLPSMCSHQGEKMLPVLPAGSERGSRFRQEVPGSLDRMGLPVVDHPVPRISRGLQAPRVTQVAQLGQQGAGRKELLGFTINYGQDVTPHPTRFTTAPAWCWRGPTWMPGCVGGIQPQRPSGFSTNNHPTRLEDIGGHLVA
- the LRRC10B gene encoding leucine-rich repeat-containing protein 10B; the protein is MGSGGSAGRGARLAAAEGPGGEQHLLEVRGRRVPEALWAQQELRKLYLGDLGLRELPEELADLQHLRTLALDGNELLEVPEALCYLPRLAYLYLGRNGLQELPPAFAQLRGLRCLWLEGNFLARFPRALLSLPELRSLQLGNNRLARLPAGLPRMAGLQGLWLYGNRFEEFPPVLLRMARLHLLDLDRNRIARFPDLSGLPTLRLLSYDHNPVRQPPCVGDAVQLVGEGAQEFMEARRERLQSLQQQEEEEEEEEGAEAPPAAPEDGSPLLEDREGSFTAPPGSSGET